In a genomic window of Longimicrobium sp.:
- a CDS encoding RNA polymerase sigma factor, whose product MNDREMVARVLAGDRDAFRELVHTHQRLVSHVVFRIVRDPRDREEVCQDVFIRVYQKLDQFAHEAALSTWIARIAYRLSLNHLERRRIPLYDDLRPDETGGTAVDQLPGTRASPLDEAEGAELRAFVRARVDELPVQYRTVVTLYHLEEMAVGEIAAVMDLPEGTVKSHLFRARRMLKEKLVASYGPEGTG is encoded by the coding sequence ATGAACGATCGGGAGATGGTGGCACGAGTGCTCGCGGGCGACCGCGACGCCTTCCGGGAGCTGGTGCACACGCACCAGCGCCTGGTGAGCCATGTCGTCTTCCGCATCGTGCGCGACCCGCGCGACCGCGAAGAGGTGTGCCAGGACGTCTTCATCCGCGTGTACCAGAAGCTCGACCAGTTCGCCCACGAAGCGGCGCTGTCCACCTGGATCGCGCGCATCGCGTACCGGCTGAGCCTCAATCACCTGGAGCGGCGCCGCATTCCGCTGTACGACGACCTGCGCCCCGACGAAACCGGCGGAACGGCCGTCGACCAGCTGCCGGGCACGCGCGCGTCGCCGCTGGACGAGGCCGAGGGCGCCGAGCTGCGGGCCTTCGTCCGCGCGCGGGTAGACGAGCTGCCGGTGCAGTACCGGACGGTGGTGACGCTGTATCACCTGGAGGAGATGGCCGTCGGCGAGATCGCGGCGGTGATGGACCTGCCCGAGGGCACGGTGAAGAGCCACCTGTTCCGGGCGCGCAGGATGCTGAAGGAGAAGCTGGTGGCCAGCTATGGACCGGAGGGAACGGGATGA
- a CDS encoding DUF6249 domain-containing protein, producing MWESPVLVFISFFAFILGTTKVLSDNWTKRKLIEARVSEDIIRALFRKESDPEMFAALKWGIVLAALGLGLIVSQYLPSRFEEPLAWGVVLVFGGVGLLAYYATARAVLRREAGTHPERQRAYPDEHI from the coding sequence ATGTGGGAAAGTCCTGTGCTCGTTTTCATCAGCTTCTTCGCCTTCATCCTGGGCACCACCAAGGTGCTCTCCGACAACTGGACGAAGCGCAAGCTGATCGAGGCGCGGGTGTCGGAAGACATCATCCGCGCGCTGTTCCGCAAGGAATCCGATCCCGAGATGTTCGCCGCCCTCAAGTGGGGAATCGTGCTGGCGGCGCTGGGCCTCGGGCTGATCGTGTCGCAGTACCTGCCCTCGCGCTTCGAGGAGCCGCTTGCCTGGGGCGTGGTGCTGGTATTCGGCGGCGTCGGGCTGCTGGCCTACTACGCCACCGCCCGCGCCGTGCTGCGGCGCGAGGCCGGCACCCATCCCGAGCGGCAGCGCGCGTATCCCGACGAGCACATCTGA